In the genome of Variibacter gotjawalensis, one region contains:
- a CDS encoding (R)-mandelonitrile lyase — protein MHIARSGSEPSGRGSADYFTGNVRIDPVFPVREPGRATAAHVTFEPGARTAWHTHPLGQTIVVTSGLGWVQSEGASKEDIRVGDVVYFPPGLKHWHGASLTAGMSHYAIQEALGGKTVDWLEHVTDDQYRN, from the coding sequence ATGCATATTGCCCGCAGCGGTTCGGAACCTTCCGGTAGAGGTTCCGCTGACTATTTCACCGGCAATGTTCGGATTGATCCCGTCTTTCCGGTTCGCGAGCCGGGACGGGCGACAGCGGCCCACGTGACATTTGAGCCTGGCGCACGAACCGCTTGGCACACTCATCCGCTTGGACAAACGATTGTCGTCACGTCCGGTTTAGGTTGGGTACAGAGTGAAGGCGCATCAAAGGAGGATATTCGCGTTGGTGACGTGGTGTATTTTCCACCGGGTTTGAAGCATTGGCACGGCGCATCTTTAACGGCGGGCATGTCTCACTACGCCATCCAAGAGGCGCTTGGTGGCAAAACAGTCGATTGGCTCGAGCATGTTACCGACGACCAGTATCGGAATTGA